One part of the Thermodesulfovibrio sp. 3462-1 genome encodes these proteins:
- a CDS encoding thiazole synthase → MSDPLIIRGIEFKSRLWVGTGKYRDFEETARAIEASGTDVVTVAVRRVNIIDRSKENLLDYIDPKKYKILPNTAGCYTVEDALRYARLAREAGVSDMIKLEVIGDEKTLFPDVCGLLKATEILAKEGFIVFPYTNDDPITAKRLVDAGAAAVMPLGAPIGSGLGIRNPYNIKIILETVNVPVIVDAGVGTASDVSQAMELGCDAVLVNTAIAGAKDPIMMAQALKHACIAGRLAYKAGRIPKRLYASASSPIEGMLT, encoded by the coding sequence ATGAGTGATCCATTAATTATCAGGGGAATTGAGTTTAAGTCAAGGCTATGGGTTGGAACAGGCAAATACAGAGATTTTGAGGAAACTGCCCGTGCAATTGAAGCTTCTGGAACAGATGTGGTAACAGTGGCAGTAAGAAGAGTAAACATCATAGATCGTTCAAAGGAAAATCTTCTTGACTACATTGACCCAAAAAAATACAAAATTCTTCCCAATACTGCAGGTTGTTACACAGTAGAAGATGCTTTGAGATATGCAAGACTGGCAAGAGAAGCAGGTGTTTCAGATATGATTAAACTTGAAGTAATTGGTGATGAAAAAACACTTTTCCCTGATGTATGCGGACTTCTTAAGGCAACGGAGATTCTTGCAAAGGAAGGCTTTATTGTTTTTCCATACACAAATGACGATCCCATTACAGCAAAAAGACTTGTTGATGCGGGTGCTGCAGCAGTTATGCCTCTTGGTGCACCCATTGGCTCAGGGCTTGGGATAAGAAATCCCTACAACATAAAGATAATTCTTGAGACTGTAAATGTTCCCGTAATTGTTGATGCAGGAGTGGGAACAGCCTCTGATGTATCACAAGCAATGGAGCTTGGCTGTGATGCGGTTCTTGTAAACACTGCAATTGCAGGTGCTAAAGACCCAATTATGATGGCTCAAGCACTGAAGCATGCCTGTATTGCTGGAAGACTTGCATACAAGGCAGGAAGAATTCCTAAGAGGCTTTATGCCTCTGCAAGTTCACCAATTGAGGGAATGCTTACATGA
- a CDS encoding complement resistance protein TraT: MRNNLALKALSVILVMFFMLQLTGCGQMINAIEHSDMQVKLKMTDTIFLDPIAKAKNKSVFVAVNNTSDMQEVDTGMLQNLISSRLTAKGYQVVSNPEQAGYIIQVNVLYMDYYRETGTREGAVEGALTGAGAGAWLGQSRDTSIALGLIGGVVGGIGGALIGKALKVETYAGVVDVELREKTDKPVTGQMVTNAQTGSATTIKTTQEINTNWQIYRTKIVCTAQQTNIDKNEAARVIAESIASKIGGMF; this comes from the coding sequence ATGAGAAATAATTTAGCTTTAAAAGCTTTATCAGTCATTCTGGTAATGTTTTTTATGCTGCAGCTTACAGGCTGTGGACAGATGATTAATGCTATTGAGCATAGTGATATGCAAGTAAAGCTTAAGATGACTGATACCATATTTCTTGACCCTATAGCAAAAGCCAAAAACAAATCAGTATTTGTAGCAGTTAACAACACTTCTGATATGCAGGAAGTTGACACAGGAATGTTACAAAATCTTATATCAAGTAGACTTACTGCAAAAGGTTACCAGGTGGTAAGTAACCCTGAACAAGCAGGCTATATCATTCAGGTTAATGTGCTTTACATGGATTACTACAGGGAGACTGGAACCCGTGAGGGGGCAGTTGAAGGAGCTCTGACAGGAGCTGGAGCAGGAGCTTGGTTAGGCCAGTCAAGGGATACATCAATTGCACTGGGACTTATTGGTGGAGTAGTTGGCGGGATTGGTGGAGCACTTATAGGGAAAGCACTAAAGGTTGAAACCTATGCTGGAGTTGTTGATGTTGAACTAAGGGAGAAAACAGATAAGCCAGTGACAGGGCAAATGGTAACAAATGCACAGACAGGCTCAGCTACAACAATAAAAACCACTCAGGAGATAAACACCAACTGGCAGATTTATAGAACTAAAATTGTATGCACAGCACAACAGACAAACATTGACAAAAATGAGGCTGCAAGAGTAATTGCAGAAAGCATCGCAAGTAAGATTGGGGGAATGTTCTAA
- a CDS encoding histidine phosphatase family protein: MNPTLVIYLLRHGQTEGAKKVYKGHIDVPLSKEGEAQVEKVAHFLKEHVKKYELKPEIVYSSPLKRALTSGEILSRTLSLKLKAEEILKERSFGKWEGLGINEIISLYPEDFERWRQNPVRFSPPEGESTLEVSKRAKEALKKIIKTHKNSQIFITAHGGINRVILCNLLGMPLENIFRIEQDFACVNIIEFYESEPVIKLINGVFWKNEYF; the protein is encoded by the coding sequence GCAAAAAAAGTTTATAAAGGTCACATCGATGTTCCATTAAGCAAAGAAGGAGAAGCTCAGGTTGAAAAAGTTGCACATTTTTTAAAGGAGCATGTAAAAAAATACGAACTCAAACCAGAGATTGTTTATTCCTCCCCTCTTAAAAGAGCTCTTACATCAGGAGAAATTTTAAGCAGAACTCTTTCATTAAAGTTAAAAGCTGAAGAGATTTTAAAAGAACGTAGCTTTGGGAAATGGGAAGGCTTAGGCATAAATGAAATAATATCCCTTTATCCTGAGGATTTTGAAAGATGGAGACAAAATCCTGTGCGATTTTCACCTCCAGAAGGGGAATCCACCTTAGAGGTAAGTAAAAGGGCAAAGGAAGCTTTAAAAAAGATTATAAAAACACATAAAAACAGCCAGATTTTTATCACAGCTCATGGAGGAATAAACAGAGTAATTTTGTGTAATCTTCTTGGAATGCCTCTTGAGAACATTTTCAGAATTGAGCAGGATTTTGCCTGCGTTAACATAATTGAATTTTACGAAAGTGAGCCTGTTATTAAACTCATAAATGGTGTTTTCTGGAAAAATGAATATTTTTGA
- a CDS encoding ferritin-like domain-containing protein: protein MISNELMNKLQKAVARELQVSIQYMWQHVLAKGIKAEPVGALFKQFAINEMLHAEKIAERIAFYGGIPTTQPDPITIGKNLTEMLQIDKKAEEEAVALYKEIIKMAEKEEDYVTRKLFEQILEEEEIHLDKFSSLLEE from the coding sequence ATGATAAGTAATGAGCTTATGAATAAGTTGCAAAAAGCAGTTGCAAGAGAGCTCCAGGTAAGCATTCAGTACATGTGGCAACATGTTCTGGCAAAAGGAATTAAAGCAGAGCCTGTTGGTGCGCTTTTTAAACAGTTTGCGATTAATGAAATGCTTCATGCTGAAAAGATTGCAGAAAGAATAGCTTTTTACGGAGGCATTCCTACAACACAACCAGACCCGATAACAATTGGTAAGAACCTCACGGAAATGCTTCAGATTGATAAAAAAGCAGAGGAAGAAGCTGTTGCGCTTTACAAAGAAATTATCAAAATGGCTGAGAAAGAAGAAGACTATGTAACAAGGAAGCTCTTTGAACAGATACTTGAAGAAGAAGAGATTCATCTTGATAAATTCAGCTCACTTCTTGAGGAATAA
- the thiE gene encoding thiamine phosphate synthase, producing MKHKLYLIGNRKLFAREEAFLEAVEMALKAGVKAFQLREKDLTAKELYFLANKMREITKRNDALLFINDRIDVAMAVDADGVHLPQGGFSAHVVRKVWKDRFIIGVSTHSVQEAREASEWADFITFSPVFYTPMKGKPQGIEKLKEVKEAVKCKVFALGGIKLDNVHEVMPYCDGVAMITGILGQKDIEGTVKKFNEILGEKP from the coding sequence ATGAAGCATAAGCTTTATCTCATAGGTAACAGAAAGCTTTTTGCACGGGAAGAAGCCTTTTTAGAGGCAGTGGAAATGGCACTTAAAGCAGGTGTTAAGGCTTTTCAGTTAAGGGAAAAGGATTTGACTGCAAAGGAGCTTTATTTTCTTGCAAACAAAATGCGTGAGATAACAAAAAGAAATGACGCTTTGCTATTCATAAATGACAGAATTGATGTAGCTATGGCTGTTGATGCTGATGGAGTTCACCTTCCTCAGGGCGGATTTTCTGCTCATGTTGTAAGAAAGGTATGGAAGGATAGATTCATCATAGGTGTATCAACCCATTCAGTTCAGGAGGCAAGGGAAGCTTCAGAGTGGGCTGATTTTATAACCTTTAGCCCTGTTTTTTATACTCCCATGAAAGGAAAGCCGCAGGGCATAGAGAAATTAAAAGAGGTAAAAGAGGCTGTTAAATGCAAAGTTTTTGCTCTTGGAGGAATTAAGCTTGATAATGTCCATGAAGTAATGCCTTACTGTGATGGAGTTGCCATGATAACTGGAATTTTAGGGCAGAAAGACATTGAAGGAACAGTGAAAAAATTCAATGAAATTTTAGGAGAAAAGCCATGA
- a CDS encoding radical SAM/SPASM domain-containing protein — MIEYVQFFPTLRCNKNCEFCFNRVNRSFESIEFPPDKIEDFVDILKRNNILHLDILGGEPFLYKALEKLVKSAIEHEIKVTISTNGSFEKKIERLLKLNKNARVQIGISINDGINQSLLDLIRKHKLWIKSVISRKQTPHREIVKFAKSNGIDYYLLYMDAVTEKDLELSMPFYEFMKLIKELRNQYSGIKPVYCKGFTGGDKKYRCPAGTEKITVMPNGAVYPCYLLSGFDEFCIGNVFQNSLQEIVMSHKLKIFKTPFNNSCNNTSCNIKEKCRGGCVAHSIIHYNNFSKSDPRCNTKNHEECEL, encoded by the coding sequence ATGATTGAATATGTCCAGTTTTTTCCCACACTAAGATGCAATAAAAACTGCGAATTCTGTTTTAATAGAGTAAATCGCTCTTTTGAATCTATAGAATTTCCTCCAGATAAAATTGAAGATTTTGTAGATATTTTAAAAAGAAATAATATTCTGCACCTTGATATCCTTGGTGGTGAGCCTTTTCTTTATAAAGCTCTTGAAAAGTTGGTGAAATCAGCCATTGAACATGAAATAAAAGTAACCATCAGCACAAATGGAAGTTTTGAGAAAAAAATAGAAAGACTGTTAAAACTTAATAAAAATGCCAGAGTACAAATAGGAATATCCATCAATGATGGAATAAATCAAAGTCTTCTTGATTTAATAAGAAAACATAAGTTATGGATTAAAAGCGTTATATCAAGAAAACAGACTCCTCACAGAGAAATCGTAAAATTTGCAAAAAGCAATGGGATTGATTATTATTTACTCTACATGGATGCTGTAACAGAAAAAGATTTAGAGCTATCAATGCCTTTTTATGAATTTATGAAATTAATTAAAGAATTAAGAAATCAGTATTCGGGTATAAAGCCTGTTTACTGCAAGGGATTTACAGGTGGAGATAAGAAATATCGTTGTCCAGCAGGAACGGAAAAAATAACCGTTATGCCAAATGGAGCAGTTTATCCCTGTTATCTTTTATCAGGATTTGATGAGTTCTGCATTGGTAATGTTTTTCAAAATTCTCTTCAGGAGATTGTCATGTCTCACAAACTTAAAATTTTTAAAACTCCCTTTAACAATTCATGCAATAATACATCATGTAACATAAAAGAAAAATGCAGAGGAGGTTGTGTTGCTCACAGTATTATTCACTATAATAATTTCAGTAAATCAGATCCAAGATGCAATACTAAAAATCACGAGGAATGTGAACTGTGA
- a CDS encoding rubrerythrin family protein — protein sequence MEKTLKNLMEAFAGESQANRKYLAFAKKAEEEGYPAVAKLFKAAADAETIHAMNHLKAANGIKSTRENLEAAINGETYEFEKMYPPMIKDAEAEGATQAKRSFYYANEVEKVHAELFKKALENLDKKLDADYYVCQGCGHTVEGEPPDKCPVCGAPKKMYKKIE from the coding sequence ATGGAAAAAACACTTAAGAATTTGATGGAAGCCTTTGCAGGAGAGTCTCAGGCAAACAGAAAATATCTTGCCTTTGCTAAAAAAGCAGAGGAAGAAGGATATCCCGCAGTTGCAAAGCTTTTTAAAGCTGCTGCTGATGCTGAAACAATTCATGCAATGAACCATCTTAAAGCTGCAAATGGAATTAAAAGCACAAGAGAAAATCTTGAAGCTGCCATCAATGGAGAAACCTACGAATTTGAAAAAATGTATCCACCAATGATTAAAGATGCAGAAGCAGAAGGTGCTACTCAGGCAAAAAGAAGCTTTTACTATGCTAATGAAGTAGAAAAAGTACATGCTGAGTTATTCAAAAAAGCCCTTGAAAATCTTGATAAAAAATTAGATGCTGATTATTATGTCTGTCAGGGATGTGGGCATACAGTAGAAGGTGAACCACCAGATAAATGTCCTGTTTGTGGTGCTCCAAAGAAGATGTATAAAAAAATTGAATAA
- a CDS encoding flavodoxin family protein, giving the protein MKILAILGSPRKGNSAILLNEAVKLCSEKNHAINLIKACDLNITGCTACDGCKDTGECIIHDDMDKIYPLLRDANRIIIASPIFFFGVPAQLKLIIDRCQCFWYEKYVLKRPIPEKEFKRKALIMLVGGMKKGQIGVTCAEATLKAFLRTINVNEHRTISYLGYEEPGSLLKNSEVINDLKNAMIELLTND; this is encoded by the coding sequence ATGAAAATTCTTGCCATATTAGGCTCACCAAGAAAAGGAAACTCTGCAATACTTCTTAATGAAGCAGTGAAGCTGTGTAGTGAAAAAAATCATGCAATAAATCTCATAAAAGCCTGTGATTTAAACATCACAGGGTGTACTGCCTGTGATGGATGTAAAGATACTGGTGAGTGCATTATTCATGATGATATGGATAAAATTTATCCTTTACTCAGAGATGCAAACAGAATCATAATTGCATCACCCATATTTTTTTTTGGTGTTCCAGCTCAGTTAAAGCTTATTATTGATCGATGTCAGTGCTTCTGGTATGAAAAATATGTTTTAAAAAGACCGATTCCAGAAAAAGAGTTTAAAAGAAAAGCTCTCATTATGCTTGTTGGTGGAATGAAAAAAGGACAAATTGGAGTTACCTGTGCAGAGGCAACACTGAAAGCCTTTCTCAGAACGATCAATGTAAATGAGCACAGAACAATCTCTTACCTCGGATATGAAGAACCAGGGTCTTTATTGAAAAATTCCGAAGTAATCAATGATTTAAAAAATGCTATGATAGAACTACTGACAAATGATTGA
- a CDS encoding prepilin-type N-terminal cleavage/methylation domain-containing protein, translating into MKSLRNSKGFTLVELAIVLVIIGIIIGAVLKGQELINNAKIKRAYNQYREILAAVYTYYDKYNYYPGDDPNAKGRWPSVTNGDGNGLIAVGIGSTAPNFACTGTGTEQCDLWAELRLANILTGSGFSNPRHAYGGAIAVSYYTMPAVAGGTPLLAHWIHFQNVPYDVCQAIDRTYDDGNAGAGSIRGTADYMAATSGVFQLSFKLD; encoded by the coding sequence ATGAAGAGTTTAAGAAACAGCAAAGGCTTTACATTGGTTGAACTTGCAATTGTATTGGTAATTATTGGAATTATTATTGGTGCTGTGCTTAAAGGACAGGAGCTGATTAATAATGCAAAGATAAAAAGAGCTTACAATCAGTATCGCGAAATTTTAGCAGCTGTTTATACTTATTATGACAAGTACAACTATTATCCAGGAGATGATCCTAATGCTAAGGGAAGATGGCCATCTGTAACGAATGGAGATGGTAATGGATTAATAGCAGTGGGAATTGGTTCTACTGCTCCAAATTTTGCCTGCACTGGTACAGGAACAGAGCAATGTGACCTCTGGGCGGAATTGAGGTTAGCTAATATATTAACAGGATCAGGTTTTTCAAATCCTCGTCATGCATATGGAGGAGCTATTGCTGTGTCCTATTATACGATGCCTGCTGTAGCTGGTGGAACACCCTTACTTGCTCATTGGATACATTTTCAAAATGTACCATACGATGTTTGTCAGGCAATTGACAGAACATACGATGATGGGAATGCGGGTGCAGGAAGTATAAGAGGAACAGCAGATTATATGGCAGCTACTTCAGGTGTATTTCAGCTAAGTTTTAAACTTGATTAA
- a CDS encoding FprA family A-type flavoprotein, translating into MKPVELKNQIYWVGVVDWAIRDFHGYETPHGTSYNNYLVVDDEPALLDAVHHDFVNISIENISKIIDSKKIRHIVINHIENDHASGLEKILEILPEVNLYMTEKGKKGLSRFMNLSRYKVNIVKSGDSLKIGKRTLHFIETPMMHWPDSMFTYIKEEKILISQDAFGQHMATIERFDDEFVQNHSMEELEDAVIDYYANILMPYGNVIKAKIEEIKKLGIEIEMIAPDHGVIWRSHIDRVLNLYSDMVEAKAKLSTTIVYDTMWHSTEQMVFPIAKGLEDEGIPVKIIKLRATPKSVAVKEVWKSRGVIVGCPTLNNGVFPSVAEFLSYLKGLRLKNRLFAAFGSYGWSGEAVKDMYETAKSMKLDVFEPGIRVLYKPSEEDLAKCYEFGIAFGKALKKYHAKMEV; encoded by the coding sequence ATGAAGCCAGTGGAATTAAAAAATCAGATTTACTGGGTTGGTGTTGTTGACTGGGCAATAAGGGATTTTCATGGTTATGAGACACCTCATGGAACAAGCTATAATAACTACCTTGTAGTTGATGACGAACCAGCACTGCTTGATGCAGTTCATCATGATTTTGTGAATATTTCAATTGAGAACATATCAAAAATCATTGATTCTAAAAAAATAAGACACATCGTAATAAATCACATTGAAAACGACCATGCCTCGGGTCTTGAAAAAATTCTTGAGATACTGCCAGAGGTAAATCTTTACATGACAGAAAAAGGTAAAAAGGGCTTAAGCAGATTTATGAATTTATCCAGATACAAAGTCAATATCGTAAAATCAGGAGATAGCCTTAAGATTGGCAAAAGAACCCTTCATTTCATTGAAACACCCATGATGCACTGGCCTGACTCCATGTTTACCTATATCAAAGAAGAAAAAATTCTCATAAGTCAGGATGCCTTTGGTCAGCATATGGCAACTATTGAAAGATTTGATGATGAGTTTGTTCAGAACCATTCAATGGAAGAGCTGGAAGATGCAGTGATTGATTATTATGCAAACATTCTGATGCCCTATGGAAATGTTATTAAGGCAAAAATTGAGGAAATAAAAAAGCTTGGCATTGAAATTGAAATGATAGCTCCAGATCATGGCGTTATCTGGCGTTCCCATATAGACAGGGTATTAAATCTTTATTCTGATATGGTTGAGGCAAAAGCAAAATTGAGCACCACGATTGTCTATGATACCATGTGGCACAGCACAGAACAGATGGTATTTCCAATTGCAAAAGGGCTTGAAGATGAAGGGATTCCTGTAAAAATAATTAAACTCAGGGCAACCCCAAAATCAGTGGCAGTAAAGGAAGTATGGAAGTCAAGAGGAGTTATTGTTGGTTGTCCTACATTAAATAATGGAGTTTTTCCATCAGTTGCTGAGTTTTTATCTTATCTTAAAGGTCTTAGGCTTAAAAACAGGTTATTTGCTGCATTTGGAAGTTATGGCTGGTCTGGTGAGGCAGTAAAGGACATGTATGAAACAGCTAAATCAATGAAACTTGATGTTTTTGAACCGGGTATAAGAGTTTTATACAAACCATCAGAGGAGGATCTGGCTAAATGCTATGAATTTGGCATAGCCTTTGGAAAGGCTTTAAAAAAATATCATGCAAAAATGGAGGTGTAA
- a CDS encoding transcriptional repressor, translating to MMPKIKWTPQRLAILKYLDGNKQHPSAEEIYEALSKDFPTMSVATVYNVLEFLKRTGRVKEIHVDPEKRRFDPDTTEHHHAICVKCKKVFDIYQKVELPDLHKYLTQFDILDAKLTVDVLCPECKKKKDFKLGLKEYKCSQCGSIRTAKHKPQKCPSCGSRGSLKEIKQH from the coding sequence ATGATGCCAAAAATAAAATGGACACCGCAAAGGCTTGCTATTTTGAAATATCTTGATGGAAATAAGCAGCATCCATCAGCAGAGGAGATTTATGAAGCCTTATCAAAGGATTTTCCCACAATGTCAGTTGCTACAGTTTACAATGTGTTAGAGTTTTTAAAAAGAACTGGCAGAGTTAAAGAGATTCATGTGGATCCTGAAAAAAGAAGATTTGACCCTGATACAACAGAACACCATCATGCAATATGCGTAAAATGTAAAAAAGTTTTTGACATTTATCAAAAAGTTGAGCTTCCTGATTTGCATAAGTATCTTACTCAGTTTGATATTCTTGATGCTAAATTAACAGTAGATGTTTTATGTCCTGAATGTAAAAAGAAAAAGGACTTTAAATTAGGCCTAAAAGAATATAAATGCTCTCAATGTGGTTCAATTAGAACAGCAAAACACAAACCTCAAAAATGTCCTTCCTGCGGAAGCAGAGGCTCCTTAAAAGAAATTAAACAACATTAA
- the lpxK gene encoding tetraacyldisaccharide 4'-kinase, with translation MNIFERLYLFFYLRKKRKELTYQKKLPFPLISVGNLTFGGTGKTPFTVALAKEIKKAGYEPIILTRGYRGKLKGPTVVSKDMNADDVGDEPLMMAMDGLKVVKSIDRHTGGIYAIEKFGLNEQDKVVFILDDGFQHWRLYRDLNILLIDGIRIFGNARLIPFGALRSPINEISEADMIFITKKENEKLKQALTEIGFKEIHFAPLKIEGIKDSEGRDIKPYGKKAFAFAGIADFQGFINCLKELNLKIIGQKKFIDHKKYTEKTLKKIEKLAKDAELLITTKKDFVKIKEKATILKQRICYLEISLKINEKSVANVIDFLLKLKYNRTKSFKA, from the coding sequence ATGAATATTTTTGAAAGGCTTTATCTATTTTTTTATCTTCGCAAAAAAAGGAAAGAGTTAACCTACCAAAAAAAACTTCCCTTTCCTCTAATAAGTGTTGGAAATCTGACATTTGGCGGAACAGGAAAAACACCTTTTACAGTAGCCCTTGCAAAGGAAATAAAAAAGGCAGGCTATGAACCCATTATTCTTACTCGCGGATACAGGGGAAAACTTAAAGGTCCTACAGTTGTATCTAAAGATATGAATGCAGATGATGTGGGAGACGAACCTTTAATGATGGCTATGGATGGATTGAAAGTTGTAAAAAGCATTGATAGACACACTGGAGGCATTTATGCGATTGAAAAATTCGGTCTTAATGAGCAAGACAAAGTTGTTTTTATTCTTGATGATGGATTTCAACACTGGAGGCTCTACAGGGATTTGAATATTTTACTTATTGATGGAATCAGGATTTTTGGAAATGCTCGCTTGATTCCTTTTGGAGCTTTAAGATCTCCAATCAATGAAATCTCTGAGGCAGACATGATATTTATAACAAAAAAAGAAAATGAAAAACTTAAACAAGCTCTCACTGAAATTGGATTTAAGGAAATACATTTTGCACCATTAAAAATTGAAGGGATAAAAGACTCTGAAGGCAGAGACATCAAACCATACGGTAAAAAAGCTTTTGCCTTTGCAGGAATTGCTGATTTTCAGGGTTTTATAAACTGTCTTAAAGAGCTTAATTTAAAAATTATCGGGCAGAAAAAATTTATCGACCATAAAAAATATACTGAAAAAACACTTAAAAAAATTGAAAAACTCGCCAAAGACGCTGAACTTCTTATCACAACAAAAAAAGATTTTGTAAAAATAAAGGAAAAAGCAACGATACTAAAACAAAGGATTTGTTATCTCGAAATATCCTTGAAAATCAACGAAAAATCTGTTGCCAATGTAATTGATTTTTTATTAAAATTGAAATATAATAGAACAAAAAGTTTCAAGGCTTGA
- the thiS gene encoding sulfur carrier protein ThiS, translating into MKVRVNGNEMDVRATTIAELLQELEINPQRVVVEVNLEIIKRDRFNEYKIKEGDSIEIVNFVGGG; encoded by the coding sequence ATGAAGGTAAGAGTAAATGGAAACGAGATGGATGTAAGAGCAACTACCATAGCAGAGCTTTTACAAGAGCTTGAAATAAATCCTCAGAGGGTTGTTGTTGAGGTCAACCTTGAAATAATTAAAAGAGATAGATTTAATGAGTATAAAATAAAAGAAGGCGACTCAATTGAGATCGTCAACTTTGTTGGAGGAGGATAA
- the thiC gene encoding phosphomethylpyrimidine synthase ThiC, with protein MTRIELAKKGIITDEVKEVAKEEGISPEMLSQNIAEGKAVITRNVLRHIKPLGIGKGLKTKINANIGTSKDKTDLKEELEKLDIAVQYGADAVMDLSTGGPLTEMRRAVIKHSPLSVGTVPVYEVAIRAIEKYGSIVKITVDDIFDVIEEHAKDGVDFVTVHCGVTMKIVEMLKSGERVLPIVSRGGSILANWMCYHGKENPLYEQFDRLLEIAKKYDLTLSLGDGLRPGCLADATDKYQLLELITIGKLKEIAVSEGVQCIIEGPGHLPLNHVETNIKLQKSICKEAPFYVLGPLVTDCAMGYDHIAAAIGGALAGMYGADFLCYVTPSEHIRLPNKEDVKEGVIASKIAAHAADLAKGLPQAWQRDNKMAEARRNFDWQAQIALSFDPEKVSSMRAERPPLQDEKVCSMCGEFCAIKISRRAVEL; from the coding sequence ATGACAAGAATTGAGTTAGCAAAAAAGGGAATAATTACCGATGAAGTAAAGGAAGTTGCAAAAGAGGAAGGTATCTCTCCTGAAATGCTTTCTCAGAATATAGCAGAAGGAAAGGCAGTTATAACAAGGAATGTTCTTCGTCATATAAAGCCTCTTGGAATAGGAAAAGGGTTGAAAACTAAGATAAATGCCAACATTGGAACATCCAAAGATAAAACAGACCTAAAGGAAGAGCTTGAAAAGCTTGATATAGCTGTCCAGTACGGTGCTGATGCTGTAATGGACCTTTCAACAGGAGGTCCTCTCACAGAGATGAGAAGGGCAGTCATAAAGCATTCTCCTTTAAGCGTTGGTACTGTTCCAGTTTATGAGGTTGCTATAAGAGCGATTGAAAAATATGGAAGTATAGTAAAGATAACCGTTGACGATATATTTGATGTAATTGAAGAGCATGCAAAGGATGGCGTTGATTTTGTAACAGTTCACTGCGGTGTCACCATGAAGATTGTGGAGATGCTTAAATCTGGCGAAAGAGTTTTACCAATTGTAAGCAGGGGAGGCTCAATCCTTGCAAACTGGATGTGCTATCATGGAAAAGAAAACCCTCTTTATGAGCAGTTTGATAGACTTCTTGAGATTGCAAAAAAATATGACCTCACACTCAGTCTTGGAGATGGATTAAGACCCGGATGTCTTGCTGATGCAACAGATAAATATCAGTTGCTTGAACTAATAACCATTGGTAAACTAAAAGAAATAGCTGTATCAGAAGGAGTTCAGTGCATAATTGAAGGACCGGGGCATCTTCCTTTGAATCATGTGGAGACAAACATTAAACTCCAGAAAAGCATATGCAAAGAAGCACCTTTTTATGTTCTTGGTCCTCTTGTAACAGACTGTGCAATGGGTTATGATCACATTGCAGCAGCAATTGGTGGCGCTCTTGCAGGGATGTATGGTGCTGATTTTCTGTGTTATGTTACCCCTTCAGAGCATATAAGGCTTCCTAATAAGGAAGATGTAAAGGAGGGTGTAATTGCCTCAAAAATCGCTGCCCATGCAGCAGATCTTGCAAAGGGTTTACCTCAGGCATGGCAGAGAGACAATAAAATGGCAGAAGCAAGAAGAAACTTTGACTGGCAGGCTCAGATTGCTCTGTCTTTTGACCCTGAAAAAGTAAGCTCCATGCGAGCTGAAAGACCACCTCTTCAGGATGAAAAAGTCTGCAGCATGTGCGGTGAGTTTTGTGCAATTAAGATTTCACGAAGGGCTGTTGAACTTTGA